In Zalophus californianus isolate mZalCal1 chromosome 17, mZalCal1.pri.v2, whole genome shotgun sequence, one DNA window encodes the following:
- the LOC118356449 gene encoding ras-related protein Rab-28-like, which yields MSDPEEESQDRQLKIVVLGDGTSGKTSLTTCFAQETFGKQYKQTIGLDFFLRRITLPGNLNVTLQVWDIGGQTIGGKMLDKYIYGAQGILLVYDITNYQSFENLEDWYSVVKKVSEESETQPLVALVGNKIDLEHMRTVKPEKHLRFCQENGFSSHFVPAKTGDSVFLCFQKVAAEILGIKLNKAEIEQSQRVVKADIVNYNQEPLSRTVNPPRSSMCAVQ from the coding sequence ATGTCGGACCCTGAGGAGGAGAGCCAGGACCGGCAACTGAAAATCGTCGTGCTGGGGGATGGCACCTCCGGGAAGACCTCCTTAACTACATGTTTTGCTCAAGAAACTTTTGGGAAACAGTACAAACAAACTATAGGACTGGATTTCTTTTTGAGAAGGATAACGTTGCCGGGAAACCTGAATGTTACTCTTCAAGTTTGGGATATAGGAGGACAGACAATAGGAGGCAAGATGTTGGATAAATATATCTATGGAGCACAGGGAATCCTCTTGGTATATGATATTACAAATTATCAAAGCTTTGAGAATTTAGAAGACTGGTATTCTGTGGTGAAGAAAGTGAGCGAGGAGTCAGAAACTCAGCCACTGGTTGCCTTGGTGGGCAATAAAATTGATTTGGAGCATATGCGAACAGTAAAACCTGAAAAACACTTAAGGTTTTGCCAGGAAAATGGTTTTAGTAGCCACTTTGTCCCAGCAAAGACAGGAGACTCTGTCTTCCTGTGTTTTCAGAAAGTTGCTGCTGAAATCCTTGGAATCAAATtaaacaaagcagaaatagaaCAGTCACAGAGGGTGGTGAAGGCAGATATTGTAAACTACAACCAGGAAC